The sequence below is a genomic window from Marinitoga hydrogenitolerans DSM 16785.
CACTTATGTTATCGACTCGACCAAGATTTGCTATTACCCTTTGTTTGTTTTTACCGTTCTCTCTATAATTTTCAACAATTCTCAAATATTCTGTTCCTTTATTATTTTTAACAATTCTTAAAAACATAAAAATCACCTCTTGATTTCATAATGTCACTGTATATTATACCACAAAAACACTATGAAATCAAGAAAATTACACTATTGTTAAAATATTTTGTGTCACCACACGATTTTTTTTAATCCTATTTTTCCATACTTTTATCGTCTCAAACCCGCATTCTACCGTTCTATTTTCCTTAAATTTCCCAGATTGCTGTCAAAGTTAGGAATTATTTCCTTTTTGCTCTTTTTTACTGATTTGACTCCCTACCGGAAATCTTTTAATTATAAAATTAATCAAAAATAATTTCTTTGATTTTCTTAATAGGATCCTTTAAATCAGTCAAATTTATCCATTTAGCTTTTTTATATCCTCTGAAATAAATAATCTGTCTTCTTGCATAACGTCTTGTATTTCTTTTAATGTAGTGAATCATTTTTTCATAATCATATTTTCCCTCAATATATTCTAATACTTCTTTATATCCAATAGTATTCAATGAGTTTAAGTTTTTGTTATATCCCATTGCAATTAAATTTTTTACTTCATCAATTAAACCATCTTTTAACATGAGCTCAACCCTTAAATTGATCCTTTCATGTAGTTCTTTTCTATCCCTATCTAAAATAATAATATTAAAATCATATGGTGAAACTGTCTTCTGACTTTTGATTAAATCAGACATTCTTTTCCCAGAAATAATATAAATTTCTAAAGCTCTAATTAGTCTTTTTAAGTCATTTTGATGTATCTTTAAATAACTTTCAGGATCCACATCTTTTAAAATTTCCCTAATAATACCAGGCTGAGAATTTTCTAATTTTCTTAAGTAGCTTCTTAAAGTTAAAGAACTTGGAGATTCAAAAAAACCTTTATAAATAGCATCAAAATAAAGTCCAGTACCTCCAGAAATAATAGGTATTTTACCTCTGTTTAAAATATCTTCAATAATTTTTAATGCGTCCAATCTATACAAATAAGCATTATAATATTGATCGGGTTCAATAAAATCAATTAAGTGATGTTTTATTTTTTTTTGTTCATCTTTTGTAGGTTTAGCAGTTCCAATATTCATATACTTATATATTTGCCTTGAATCACATGAAACAACTTCAAATTCATTTCCTAATTGTGTCAATATTCCTGTTTTCCCAACAGCAGTTGGTCCTAATATAACAGGTATTTTCATTTTAAATAAATCACCCCATAAAATACACCAGAATTTTTACTTCCGTCAATTTTATCAAATTTATATTTATCCCAAATAGAATCTTTTACATGAGCTTTTATAATTACTTTATCTTTAGCAACTCTCTTCATTTCTTCAATATCAATTGCTTCTAAGGTTTCATAAACAGCAAATCTTCTTAAAGGATTTAATGCAGAAGATTCAAAAACAGGATTTTCAAACATTGGATCACAGTATATAATATCATAACTTTTATCTTTTTGTTTTCTTATAAATCTTTTATAATTAGCATTTTTTATTTCAATTTTTTTAGCAGCTTCTTTTAACCATTTAATTTTGTATGGATAATAATTAATACTTTCTTTTACTACAAAATAAATAGGAAAAGCTCCTTCTAAACCAATTAATTTACCATCTGTTAATTGAGATGCAATTAACAAGGCTTCGCTGCCCAAACCGAAGGTTAAATCCAAGATATTTTCATTTCCTTTTAAATCAAGGTTATTTAGTAAATAATCCTTTTTATCTGAAACATAATTTTTCATTCTGATTTTAACTATAGAAGGGTGAAAAAAGAACTCAAAATCACCCTTTTTCAATTTTACCGTTAAATTTTTCTCAACAATGAAATAAATATTATTTGTTTTTAAATGACGCCTATTTTTGTATATTAAACCATATTCTTCAGCGAGTTGTTTCGCTCGCTGTAGCTGTTCCTTCGACGGTTTGTGGGACGTAGTTATAATTAATTTTTCCATCCTTTATTGTCACACCTTTCTCTTCTAATAGTTTTTTTATCATATCCCTTTCTTTTTCTATATCATAAAGCCGTTTTTTTAATATTTCAAATTCAGATTGTGTTTTTTTGTATTCTTTTGATAATTCTGTATATATAACTAACATACGAATCATTTGTACACTGAAATAAATTATTATAAAAATCATGAAAAGATAAATAATTATTTTAATACTATTAATTTTTTTTTCTTTTTTCTTTTTTTTTCCGACAACAATTTTTTTTCTTTCCATTTTTACCCCTTCAAACCGGAACGTGCGATACCAGCTACAAAATATTTTTGCATGAAAATGAATAGAATAATAATAGGAATTATAGAGAATGTTGAAGCTGCCATTAATAGATTATATAAGGTTCCAGATTCTGTAGTAAATGTTTGTAATCCGACAGCCAATGTTCTCATTTCAGGTGATTTTGTAACAATTAATACCCATAAGAAGGCATTCCAACTTCCAACGAATTTTAGCAAAGCACCTGTTATTAATGCAGGTTTGCTTAAAGGAACCATTACAGTCCATAAAAATCTCCAACTACTACTACCATCTATTTTTGCAGCATCCCACAAATCATTTGGAATAGTTAAGAATTGTTGTCTTAATAAGAATATAGCAAATACACTAACTATCCATGGAATAATTAATGCATAATATGTATCAAGCCATCTGAATTTACTAATTGTTATGAAGTTTGGAACAAGCATAACCTCACCAGGAACCATCATTGTTGCTAAAAATAATGTGAATAATATATTTTTACCCCAAAATTCCAATTTTGCAAAAGCAAAAGCTGCCATTGCTGCAATAATAATTTCAAGAATAGTTGTAGATGTTGCCATAAATACAGTATTTATATAATATTTTGAGAATGGTGCAGCATTCCATGCTTCAACATAATTTTCAAATACGTTAGCAAATATTTCTGAAGTAGAAAATTTTGCTTTCATAGTTGGTTGATCATCAAGGAACCATAAAGCATAAACATTTTTAAAATGTATTTCTATATTTGAATAGTTCCTGTAATATATTTTATCTATGAAATCTGGAGCATCAATTATTTTAACTATTGAAATAGAATCTGAATATAATTTATTAAACTTTTCTAGAATATTATTATAAGTTTTTCTTAGAGAAGATAATTCTAGTAATATACTTTTATCAATATTTTTCTCCTTTATAAATTCTGCATCGAAAATATTCAAATATTTATCAACATTATCTAAATTTACAATATTTATTTTTGAAAGACTTCTTATAATCATTAGTGTTCTTGATAAATCTTCGGAATTTATTTTTAATTTTTCTAAAACAAGGTTATTAAAATCATGTTCTAAATTTAAAACAAAATTGTCTTTAATTTTAAAAACATCGACATTTTCGTCAATAGCTTTTTTGAATTTATCTGGTATATCTGATAAACTTAAATTTTTAATAAAAGAATCTTTCATAATTTTTTTTGTAGGGACGCTAAATTTTATCATATTTTTCTCAGATGAATATTCTTGATTATCTCTAAATTTATTTTCAAAGAAAACTTTAAAGTTTAAGGTATTTTTATTGTATATTATGGAATTATAGATGTTTTTTTCTAATAGCCTGTTAACTTTTCTCAGATACATATCTGTAAAAGACTTAAAATTGACAGAATTCATTTTTTCTATTATAGCATTAATTTCGTCATTTGAAATGATTC
It includes:
- a CDS encoding ABC transporter permease subunit, with the protein product MSWSKFTNTMGTLIIYLLVIGGAIVMAMPFAWMVVTSFKTGSEIAQWPPKWTSKNFKSEIMVNIKNAPSTSLGDQGSVSLAEFRASQSDALYNPYKKVLRVEDDPVKRGLVTLTFSTLKYGDNNDLHNLINAIKEYNAKYPVIQELSNKINSLEENPENFENFYFSLYSTSNGLFKKAQILKSLDKELKNSINYIDKFIKLSIDRLPYLKIKDSDNSVIKNEKIGKKEELKNYLINLKKDLENISSLIQVYSRGTGIISNDEINAIIEKMNSVNFKSFTDMYLRKVNRLLEKNIYNSIIYNKNTLNFKVFFENKFRDNQEYSSEKNMIKFSVPTKKIMKDSFIKNLSLSDIPDKFKKAIDENVDVFKIKDNFVLNLEHDFNNLVLEKLKINSEDLSRTLMIIRSLSKINIVNLDNVDKYLNIFDAEFIKEKNIDKSILLELSSLRKTYNNILEKFNKLYSDSISIVKIIDAPDFIDKIYYRNYSNIEIHFKNVYALWFLDDQPTMKAKFSTSEIFANVFENYVEAWNAAPFSKYYINTVFMATSTTILEIIIAAMAAFAFAKLEFWGKNILFTLFLATMMVPGEVMLVPNFITISKFRWLDTYYALIIPWIVSVFAIFLLRQQFLTIPNDLWDAAKIDGSSSWRFLWTVMVPLSKPALITGALLKFVGSWNAFLWVLIVTKSPEMRTLAVGLQTFTTESGTLYNLLMAASTFSIIPIIILFIFMQKYFVAGIARSGLKG
- the miaA gene encoding tRNA (adenosine(37)-N6)-dimethylallyltransferase MiaA; the encoded protein is MKIPVILGPTAVGKTGILTQLGNEFEVVSCDSRQIYKYMNIGTAKPTKDEQKKIKHHLIDFIEPDQYYNAYLYRLDALKIIEDILNRGKIPIISGGTGLYFDAIYKGFFESPSSLTLRSYLRKLENSQPGIIREILKDVDPESYLKIHQNDLKRLIRALEIYIISGKRMSDLIKSQKTVSPYDFNIIILDRDRKELHERINLRVELMLKDGLIDEVKNLIAMGYNKNLNSLNTIGYKEVLEYIEGKYDYEKMIHYIKRNTRRYARRQIIYFRGYKKAKWINLTDLKDPIKKIKEIIFD
- a CDS encoding class I SAM-dependent methyltransferase; its protein translation is MEKLIITTSHKPSKEQLQRAKQLAEEYGLIYKNRRHLKTNNIYFIVEKNLTVKLKKGDFEFFFHPSIVKIRMKNYVSDKKDYLLNNLDLKGNENILDLTFGLGSEALLIASQLTDGKLIGLEGAFPIYFVVKESINYYPYKIKWLKEAAKKIEIKNANYKRFIRKQKDKSYDIIYCDPMFENPVFESSALNPLRRFAVYETLEAIDIEEMKRVAKDKVIIKAHVKDSIWDKYKFDKIDGSKNSGVFYGVIYLK